A single genomic interval of Streptomyces sp. 1222.5 harbors:
- a CDS encoding SSI family serine proteinase inhibitor → MVSVLPVAGRRVLVSSLAAVASLVPLTAVPALAAGAAPPPVRPEDQAPRTARHGGDHLTVVVRHAGTGRDGTYDVSCHPGAGRHPDVAGACQVLDTHTRWGRDPFAPVDPGSACTMVYGGPATAHVTGTWAGHPVDASYDRSNGCEIGRWDRMVPLLPRLGATPSA, encoded by the coding sequence ATGGTCTCTGTTCTGCCGGTCGCCGGGCGCCGCGTCCTCGTGTCGTCCCTCGCCGCCGTCGCCTCCCTCGTCCCGCTCACCGCCGTACCCGCCCTGGCGGCCGGTGCCGCGCCGCCGCCCGTCCGGCCCGAGGACCAAGCCCCGCGGACCGCCCGCCACGGCGGTGATCACCTCACCGTCGTCGTCCGCCACGCCGGCACCGGACGGGACGGCACCTACGACGTGTCCTGTCACCCAGGCGCCGGCCGTCACCCGGACGTGGCCGGAGCCTGCCAGGTGCTCGACACCCACACCCGGTGGGGCCGGGACCCGTTCGCCCCGGTGGACCCCGGCAGCGCCTGCACCATGGTCTACGGCGGGCCGGCCACCGCCCACGTCACCGGCACCTGGGCCGGACACCCGGTCGACGCCTCGTACGACCGCAGCAACGGCTGCGAGATCGGGCGGTGGGACCGGATGGTCCCGCTGCTGCCACGGCTCGGCGCGACACCCTCCGCGTAG
- a CDS encoding PAS domain-containing protein: MSSRPSRGAARLAAILDALPDALVLVNANGTVVNANTIALEAFEAPGTALVGRGLLDLLPQFDSRLIPGSMRRPDHMDPRGRTKPTRMIARRTDGSEFPVEVTSANLENGQQAYDGYGYTGDELLMLVVRDLSGTVDTEAELARSQRQTEMILRAAAEGVVGTDTDGRIVLVNPAAAQILGYRAGELGGKELHTLVLHSRADGSPFPYDESPLADTLRSGRKHRVRGQVLWSKGDEQVSVDLTTAPVRDGDQLVGAVMTFTDRRPYDTLVEEKDALEKAHADELERLSEEHASDLTALRQQHVSELEELDEKHAEALAAGEERYAALAEREKDRFDALAGRHEQLLTLLGQSLRGPLDQLRRELSALAADDAGQLWPEANQVLHHLSAGYSRITTLIDNVLGYQRLDAGADDVTRTKVMLDAVVAAGVDGAVELIGPGRVQFAVHAPPIEAEVDPQRLATALAHLVADVAGVDATGNTPLSAGGYLDNTVVVAAAQRGEVARIEVRGPYAGGDPVHEPIVRGIVRAHGGVLQTHDVPGMSGSAYVLEVPLGGGAGAVAAQLPAALERAPQESSPLEPGGSGGGRRRARRSTTDAFLESDVPGAGEAAGDSEASTPTGRRRRRAGAPADEAVAVPAEGAENGSGGTGRRRGRSAEIAGGAGDGQGVAEGAVVTAAEHAAGAAASHTGLGGAVPPQGVPVPTGHRALPDADAPQAALPPALPAAGAQPVPAAAGPAEDAQPTGRRRRALAAAAERAAAQEAEAAGVRTVFALPPADADRSPEPAGAVAAPDGGTTPNPAAATPGTPVGPGVPVAPTGAGVPVDPSTGVPVGPGAAVTNGPGAGVPVGPGTDGQPQAAGAVPAPVAGVLPGQVQVPAQPPVSVEGLPGDDGRHDAVPLGQAEDHTPPQPHPTSAPTGRRRRAVAQPAEGAQPVAPAPEPGVPGQVAPAGTAVQGTTPQVVPVVPAQAVPAQGVPAAPAQAAPDVPGQAGPVAPAGRTPAPAPVAAQPVPGTQPGAAVPGRQMAVAPPPVPAQGTAGQSVPVPPAQAQQAPAAQPGTPVAPPAPQPLPAESATGRTPAATVPQQWPGSGDTSGAGTPVPQVNPAGTPAAGTALPAEHTGAQAQRAAQPLPAEAAAAADPNSTQGRAISVRTLGQGVPFARQAAQVQQPTATPPPHTPGGSGRRRKLGTPPDPATRPEPQPEQAARPHPAAEQPSLGGQVPVPQPSLGGQAPVSQPSLAGQSRLVPGTEGAGRSYAIGAPEPNSAEGPEPLDGPGGAVEVADTPRPQPLDDELPPEPLDNPRRLLVWPAPDVTTQQALSDRGYRPVIVHSREEVDAQIAAFPAALFVDPLTGPITRTALQSLRQAAVAAEVPVLVTAGLGQATREAAYGADPAVLLKALAPRDSEQHPPRVLLIEEHAEIALALTSTLERRGMQVARAANDNDAVTLAGQFRPNLVVMDLMQVQRRQTGATGIIDWLRANGRLNRTPLVVYTAAVDQADLPRLASGETVLFLAERSTSTEVQDRIVDLLARIGTN; the protein is encoded by the coding sequence GTGAGCAGCAGGCCATCCCGAGGCGCTGCTCGCCTCGCAGCCATACTCGACGCGCTGCCGGACGCGTTGGTCCTGGTCAACGCCAACGGCACCGTCGTCAACGCCAACACCATCGCGCTGGAGGCGTTCGAGGCACCGGGGACCGCGCTCGTGGGGCGCGGCCTGCTCGATCTGCTCCCGCAGTTCGACTCCAGGCTCATCCCCGGATCGATGCGGCGGCCCGATCACATGGACCCGCGCGGACGGACCAAGCCGACGCGGATGATCGCCCGGCGCACCGACGGGAGCGAGTTCCCGGTCGAGGTCACGAGCGCGAACCTGGAGAACGGGCAGCAGGCGTACGACGGTTACGGCTACACCGGCGACGAGCTGCTGATGCTTGTCGTGCGGGACCTCTCCGGGACCGTCGACACCGAGGCGGAGCTGGCCCGCTCCCAGCGGCAGACCGAGATGATCCTGCGCGCCGCGGCGGAAGGCGTCGTCGGCACCGACACCGACGGGCGGATCGTGCTCGTCAACCCGGCCGCCGCCCAGATACTGGGATACCGGGCGGGTGAACTGGGCGGCAAGGAGCTGCACACCCTGGTGCTGCACTCCCGCGCCGACGGCTCCCCCTTCCCGTACGACGAGTCGCCGCTCGCCGACACCCTGCGCTCCGGGCGCAAGCACCGGGTGCGCGGGCAGGTGCTGTGGTCCAAGGGCGACGAGCAGGTCTCGGTCGACCTGACCACCGCGCCCGTGCGCGACGGCGACCAGCTCGTCGGCGCCGTCATGACCTTCACCGACCGGCGGCCGTACGACACCCTCGTCGAGGAGAAGGACGCGCTGGAGAAGGCGCACGCCGACGAGCTGGAGCGACTGTCCGAGGAGCACGCCTCCGACCTGACCGCGCTGCGCCAGCAGCACGTCAGTGAGCTGGAGGAACTCGACGAGAAGCACGCGGAGGCGCTGGCGGCGGGCGAGGAGCGGTACGCCGCGCTCGCCGAGCGGGAGAAGGACCGGTTCGACGCCCTGGCCGGGCGGCACGAGCAGCTGCTGACCCTGCTCGGGCAGTCGCTGCGCGGGCCGCTGGACCAGCTGCGCCGCGAGCTGTCCGCCCTGGCCGCCGACGACGCCGGACAGCTGTGGCCCGAGGCCAACCAGGTCCTGCACCACCTCTCGGCCGGCTACTCGCGGATCACGACCCTGATCGACAACGTCCTCGGGTACCAGCGGCTGGACGCGGGCGCCGACGACGTCACCCGGACGAAGGTGATGCTGGACGCCGTCGTCGCCGCCGGTGTGGACGGGGCGGTGGAGCTGATCGGTCCCGGCCGGGTGCAGTTCGCGGTGCACGCGCCGCCCATCGAGGCCGAGGTCGACCCGCAGCGCCTCGCCACCGCGCTCGCCCACCTGGTGGCGGACGTGGCGGGTGTCGACGCGACCGGCAACACGCCCCTGTCGGCGGGCGGTTACCTGGACAACACCGTCGTGGTCGCCGCCGCCCAGCGCGGCGAGGTGGCGCGGATCGAGGTACGCGGCCCGTACGCCGGGGGAGACCCGGTGCACGAGCCGATCGTGCGCGGCATCGTGCGCGCCCACGGCGGCGTGCTCCAGACGCACGACGTGCCGGGCATGAGCGGCAGCGCGTACGTGCTGGAGGTTCCGCTCGGCGGTGGCGCCGGTGCGGTCGCCGCGCAGCTCCCGGCCGCGCTCGAGCGGGCGCCGCAGGAGTCCTCGCCCCTCGAGCCGGGCGGTTCCGGTGGCGGCCGGCGGCGGGCCAGGCGGTCCACGACGGACGCCTTCCTGGAGAGCGATGTGCCGGGCGCCGGTGAGGCAGCCGGTGACAGCGAGGCGTCGACGCCGACGGGCCGGCGCCGCCGGCGTGCCGGTGCGCCCGCCGACGAGGCCGTCGCGGTTCCGGCCGAGGGTGCGGAGAACGGGTCCGGTGGTACCGGGCGCCGCCGCGGGCGTTCCGCCGAGATCGCCGGCGGCGCCGGTGACGGCCAGGGTGTGGCCGAGGGTGCCGTGGTGACCGCGGCCGAGCACGCCGCCGGGGCCGCCGCCTCCCACACGGGACTGGGCGGGGCCGTACCGCCGCAGGGCGTCCCCGTACCCACGGGCCACCGCGCCCTCCCTGACGCCGACGCGCCACAGGCGGCCCTGCCGCCCGCCCTGCCCGCGGCCGGTGCGCAGCCGGTGCCGGCGGCGGCCGGCCCGGCCGAGGACGCACAGCCGACCGGACGGCGCCGGCGTGCGCTGGCCGCCGCGGCCGAGCGTGCCGCGGCCCAGGAGGCGGAGGCGGCCGGTGTCCGTACGGTCTTCGCGCTGCCCCCGGCCGACGCGGACCGCTCACCCGAGCCCGCCGGCGCGGTCGCGGCACCCGACGGCGGCACGACGCCGAACCCGGCCGCCGCGACTCCGGGTACACCCGTGGGTCCCGGCGTGCCGGTGGCCCCCACGGGTGCCGGTGTGCCGGTCGACCCGAGCACCGGGGTACCGGTGGGTCCTGGTGCCGCTGTCACGAACGGTCCCGGCGCCGGTGTGCCCGTGGGGCCCGGTACCGACGGGCAGCCGCAGGCCGCCGGTGCCGTTCCCGCTCCGGTGGCGGGGGTGCTGCCCGGACAGGTGCAGGTGCCCGCGCAGCCGCCGGTGTCCGTCGAGGGACTGCCCGGGGACGACGGCCGCCACGACGCCGTACCGCTCGGCCAGGCCGAGGACCACACCCCGCCGCAGCCGCATCCCACCAGTGCCCCCACCGGCCGGCGCCGCCGGGCCGTGGCCCAGCCCGCCGAGGGCGCCCAGCCGGTGGCGCCCGCGCCCGAGCCGGGCGTGCCGGGACAGGTCGCTCCCGCTGGGACCGCGGTTCAGGGCACCACGCCCCAGGTCGTCCCGGTCGTGCCGGCTCAGGCCGTCCCCGCCCAGGGCGTTCCGGCGGCTCCCGCCCAGGCCGCGCCGGACGTCCCCGGCCAGGCCGGCCCCGTCGCACCCGCCGGTCGGACGCCCGCACCGGCCCCGGTCGCCGCGCAGCCGGTGCCCGGGACCCAGCCCGGTGCCGCCGTGCCCGGCCGGCAGATGGCCGTGGCCCCGCCCCCGGTCCCCGCGCAGGGCACCGCCGGCCAGTCCGTGCCGGTCCCCCCGGCCCAGGCGCAGCAGGCCCCCGCGGCACAGCCCGGCACCCCGGTGGCTCCCCCGGCCCCACAGCCGTTGCCCGCCGAGTCGGCCACCGGCCGGACGCCCGCGGCCACCGTGCCCCAGCAGTGGCCCGGTTCCGGTGACACCTCCGGGGCGGGTACGCCCGTACCGCAGGTGAACCCGGCCGGCACCCCCGCCGCGGGCACCGCGCTGCCCGCCGAGCACACCGGCGCCCAGGCGCAGCGGGCGGCGCAGCCACTGCCCGCCGAGGCCGCGGCGGCGGCGGACCCGAACTCGACCCAGGGCAGGGCGATCAGCGTCCGCACGCTGGGACAGGGCGTGCCGTTCGCGCGGCAGGCCGCGCAGGTGCAGCAGCCCACGGCGACCCCGCCCCCGCACACCCCGGGAGGTTCTGGCCGGCGCCGCAAGCTGGGCACGCCCCCGGACCCGGCCACCCGCCCGGAGCCGCAGCCGGAGCAGGCCGCCCGGCCGCACCCGGCCGCCGAACAGCCCTCGCTCGGTGGGCAGGTGCCCGTGCCGCAGCCCTCGCTCGGCGGCCAGGCGCCCGTGTCCCAGCCGTCGCTCGCCGGGCAGTCCCGGCTCGTCCCGGGGACGGAGGGCGCCGGACGGTCGTACGCCATAGGCGCACCCGAGCCCAACTCCGCCGAGGGGCCCGAGCCGCTGGACGGTCCCGGCGGTGCCGTGGAGGTGGCGGACACCCCGCGGCCGCAGCCGCTCGACGACGAGCTGCCCCCGGAGCCGCTGGACAACCCGCGCCGGCTGCTGGTGTGGCCCGCGCCGGACGTGACGACCCAGCAGGCGCTGAGCGACCGCGGCTACCGGCCCGTCATCGTGCACTCCCGCGAAGAGGTCGACGCGCAGATCGCGGCCTTCCCCGCCGCGCTGTTCGTGGACCCGCTGACCGGGCCCATCACGCGCACGGCCCTCCAGTCGCTGCGCCAGGCCGCCGTGGCGGCCGAGGTGCCGGTGCTGGTCACGGCCGGGCTCGGGCAGGCGACCCGGGAGGCGGCGTACGGCGCCGACCCCGCCGTACTGCTGAAGGCGCTCGCGCCCCGGGACTCCGAGCAGCATCCGCCGAGGGTGCTGCTCATCGAGGAGCACGCGGAGATCGCGCTGGCGCTGACCTCGACGCTGGAGCGGCGCGGGATGCAGGTGGCGCGCGCCGCGAACGACAATGACGCGGTGACGCTGGCGGGGCAGTTCCGGCCGAACCTCGTGGTGATGGACCTGATGCAGGTGCAGCGGCGGCAGACCGGCGCCACCGGGATCATCGACTGGCTGCGTGCGAACGGCCGGCTCAACCGCACCCCACTGGTCGTCTACACCGCCGCCGTCGACCAGGCCGACCTGCCCCGGCTGGCCTCGGGCGAGACGGTGCTGTTCCTCGCGGAGCGGTCCACCAGCACCGAGGTGCAGGACCGGATCGTCGACCTGCTCGCGCGGATCGGGACCAACTAG
- a CDS encoding bifunctional DNA primase/polymerase: MPHPPGIATVDLSCLPLLASALTAAERAWPVIPLHPRSKRPAGHPERACPGTGRCASGHRTPEQRATTDAALIHATWAMRPFNVGIATGPAGLLVVDLDVCKPEEPKGAPDGATSLAALCERTGQTVPATYRVRTARGGEHLYFTAPSGVRLKCSANRLGHHIDTRAWGGYVVAPSSTTPDGAYEVADDAPVAPLPAWLTALLTEQPKPATVPLAPVRDGSRAAQVALERECAVIMAATQGGPDGRNNTLHKSACKVARFVAWGDLPRHVAEQAIQGAGEATGLPPAECRTTIRSAMDWVIAHATPRTAA; the protein is encoded by the coding sequence ATGCCCCACCCGCCCGGGATCGCGACCGTAGATCTCTCGTGTCTGCCCTTACTCGCTTCAGCGTTGACGGCAGCCGAACGCGCCTGGCCCGTCATCCCCCTGCACCCGCGCTCCAAGCGGCCCGCCGGTCACCCGGAACGGGCCTGCCCCGGCACCGGACGTTGCGCGAGCGGGCACCGCACGCCCGAGCAGCGCGCCACCACCGATGCCGCGCTCATCCACGCCACGTGGGCGATGCGTCCCTTTAATGTAGGGATCGCCACCGGCCCGGCCGGACTGCTGGTGGTCGACCTGGACGTGTGCAAGCCCGAAGAGCCGAAAGGAGCGCCTGACGGCGCCACTTCGTTGGCGGCGCTCTGCGAGCGCACCGGGCAGACCGTCCCCGCCACCTACCGGGTGCGGACCGCACGCGGCGGGGAACACCTGTACTTCACCGCCCCGTCCGGGGTGCGGCTGAAGTGCAGCGCGAACCGTCTCGGGCACCACATCGACACCCGCGCGTGGGGCGGCTACGTCGTCGCCCCCAGCAGCACCACCCCCGATGGGGCCTACGAGGTGGCCGACGACGCGCCCGTGGCCCCGCTGCCCGCGTGGCTGACCGCGCTGCTCACTGAGCAGCCCAAGCCCGCCACCGTCCCTCTCGCGCCGGTCCGGGACGGCTCCCGCGCCGCACAGGTGGCCCTGGAACGCGAATGCGCGGTCATCATGGCCGCCACCCAGGGCGGCCCGGACGGCCGCAACAACACCCTGCACAAGAGCGCCTGCAAGGTGGCCCGGTTCGTGGCATGGGGCGACCTGCCCCGGCATGTGGCGGAGCAGGCAATCCAGGGGGCGGGGGAGGCGACCGGACTGCCGCCGGCCGAGTGCCGCACCACGATCCGCAGCGCCATGGACTGGGTCATCGCCCACGCCACACCGCGGACGGCAGCATGA
- a CDS encoding helix-turn-helix domain-containing protein, producing MRTAMPPAPEALTVPEVMTALRLSRSKVYDLIRTRQLRSYTSGRARRVPVDAVRQYMYDRMEETA from the coding sequence GTGCGCACCGCCATGCCCCCAGCACCCGAAGCCCTCACCGTCCCCGAAGTGATGACCGCTCTGCGGCTGAGCCGCAGCAAGGTCTATGACCTCATTCGCACGAGACAGCTCCGCAGCTATACGTCCGGCCGCGCCCGCCGCGTCCCGGTCGACGCAGTTCGCCAGTACATGTACGACCGTATGGAGGAAACCGCGTAA
- a CDS encoding ATP-binding protein, with amino-acid sequence MGDNVVHLHKNTDPPAATATVTTLTVVPDPPTAPSVPLWVRSGRAIKTAVTHENTRTAARAVARHSLYVAGGARIVGRRAWDGRTAARYERYMRTAEAAGNFDAAAEWEERGQRFREARHRRRMDLLHSPLDVAKGAGISVGMGIGGLVLLGIAMAVATKDASDVVTPLMAVVEFINLMITIVQVVWGPAITLGPFLALLALWSVGAHQKAAPQWALPPNVRTGEGEPITPSIVVKALRDLGIPALRKAITDMGDGGASMLSPIVIAGCGVEVDVTLPSGVSTVEVQSKRRKLAENLSRHEHELFITIPPAARTVRLWIADSGALDEPIGPSPLVTDETMTADYAKGRAPWGQDLRGDAAMLSPFQRMVLITGMSNQGKTAALRAYALWLALDRTVEFHIADLKGVGDWAMFKGLATVLIQGPTDDHVIQATEMVEGGVAEMNRRLQAPAGTEFPPLILLVDEAQVAFMCPVKDEEKRPYGGSSQTSRYFMACRKIHNQGRAVNVLLWQGTQDPTDQNLPKLVREGAHTRASLALGTESQSRMALGDKAVNGGAAPHLLRPGLDKGTLVVASDGIDIPKGQSSITVRTHFIDDDAAEAIAARAKALRGEVTTLHAIASESEERDPLADILAAMGDKPRLLTQDVLRALAALNADAYSRWTFADLKRVLEAHGEEPKKSHGRMSVHRDHVVRALAHRDDEGSASTSE; translated from the coding sequence ATGGGTGACAACGTCGTTCACCTGCACAAGAACACCGACCCGCCCGCCGCCACTGCGACCGTGACCACGTTGACCGTGGTCCCCGACCCGCCCACCGCACCGTCCGTCCCGCTGTGGGTGCGCTCCGGACGCGCCATCAAGACGGCCGTCACGCACGAGAACACCCGCACGGCCGCCCGCGCCGTGGCCCGGCACAGCCTGTACGTCGCCGGTGGCGCGCGGATCGTGGGCCGTCGGGCGTGGGACGGCCGCACGGCCGCCCGCTACGAGCGCTACATGCGCACCGCCGAAGCCGCGGGGAACTTCGACGCGGCGGCCGAGTGGGAGGAGCGCGGGCAGCGCTTCCGCGAGGCGCGCCACCGCCGCCGCATGGACCTGCTCCACTCCCCGCTGGACGTGGCCAAAGGGGCCGGCATCAGCGTCGGCATGGGCATTGGCGGCCTGGTCCTTCTCGGGATCGCCATGGCCGTAGCCACGAAGGACGCCTCCGATGTGGTCACGCCGCTGATGGCGGTGGTCGAGTTCATCAATCTGATGATCACCATCGTGCAGGTGGTGTGGGGCCCAGCAATCACGCTCGGGCCGTTCCTCGCCCTGCTCGCGCTGTGGTCGGTCGGCGCCCACCAGAAAGCCGCACCCCAGTGGGCCCTGCCGCCCAACGTCCGCACGGGCGAGGGGGAGCCGATTACCCCGTCGATCGTGGTCAAAGCGCTGCGCGACCTCGGTATCCCGGCGTTGCGCAAGGCGATCACGGACATGGGCGACGGAGGTGCGTCGATGTTGTCCCCGATCGTGATCGCCGGATGCGGGGTGGAAGTCGATGTGACCCTGCCGTCGGGGGTGTCGACCGTCGAGGTGCAGAGCAAGCGGCGCAAGCTCGCCGAGAACCTGTCCCGGCATGAACACGAGCTGTTCATCACCATCCCGCCGGCCGCCCGCACCGTGCGCCTGTGGATCGCCGACTCGGGTGCGCTGGACGAGCCGATCGGCCCGTCCCCGCTGGTCACCGACGAGACGATGACCGCCGACTACGCCAAGGGCCGCGCCCCGTGGGGCCAGGACCTGCGCGGCGACGCGGCAATGCTGAGCCCCTTCCAGCGGATGGTGCTGATCACCGGCATGTCCAACCAAGGCAAGACCGCCGCCCTACGCGCCTACGCCCTGTGGCTCGCGCTGGACCGCACCGTGGAATTCCACATCGCCGACCTCAAGGGCGTCGGTGACTGGGCCATGTTCAAGGGCTTGGCCACAGTGCTCATCCAGGGCCCGACCGACGACCACGTCATCCAGGCGACCGAGATGGTCGAGGGCGGCGTGGCGGAGATGAACCGGCGTCTGCAGGCCCCGGCCGGCACCGAGTTCCCGCCGCTGATCCTGCTGGTGGACGAGGCACAGGTGGCGTTCATGTGCCCGGTCAAGGACGAGGAGAAGCGCCCCTACGGCGGCAGTAGCCAAACCTCGCGCTACTTCATGGCCTGCCGGAAGATCCACAACCAGGGACGGGCCGTCAACGTGCTGCTGTGGCAGGGCACCCAGGACCCCACCGACCAGAACCTTCCCAAGCTGGTCCGCGAGGGCGCCCACACCCGCGCATCCCTCGCCCTGGGCACCGAGTCCCAGTCCCGCATGGCGCTCGGCGACAAGGCCGTCAACGGCGGCGCCGCACCCCACCTGCTCCGCCCGGGCCTGGACAAGGGCACCCTCGTGGTCGCCTCCGACGGCATCGACATCCCCAAGGGCCAGTCATCCATCACCGTCCGCACGCACTTCATCGACGACGACGCAGCCGAAGCCATCGCCGCGCGGGCCAAGGCCCTGCGCGGTGAGGTCACCACCCTGCACGCCATCGCATCCGAGAGTGAAGAGCGTGACCCGCTCGCCGACATCCTCGCCGCGATGGGCGACAAGCCCCGCCTGCTCACTCAGGATGTGCTCCGCGCGCTGGCGGCGCTGAACGCGGACGCCTACAGCCGGTGGACGTTCGCCGATCTAAAGCGGGTGCTCGAAGCACACGGCGAGGAGCCGAAGAAGTCCCACGGCCGCATGTCCGTCCACCGCGACCACGTCGTGCGCGCCCTCGCCCACCGCGACGACGAGGGTTCCGCTTCCACCAGCGAATGA
- a CDS encoding site-specific integrase has product MAKRRANGEGTITKRADGRYQAAAYVYRPDGTRTRKFVYGKTRTEVADKLTELQEKTRHGIPAAESTMAFGDYLTYWLATIAPQRLKPSTLNSYEGLTRLYIRPALGKKRLNRLSPADVRRFLAEFKNACLCCLRGADAERSEDKRSCCAVGRCCERRPSARTVQYIHAVLRSSLQQAIREELVARNVARIVETPSITRKEVRPLDNAEARLMLKTARSHRLYALWLLLVSTGLRRGEALALTWGDVDLANGQLRVRRNVQRIRRELIFGSPKTMRSIRTVSLPKRCVQALVQHQVQQERERKIAGKKWQPMPGQPGGLIFTTATGRVTDPRSLNRMLTILCRNAGVRRVRVHDLRHTCASLLLAQGVDARTIMETLGHSTITMTLDTYAHVMSTTLKAAADRMDDALGPDETDEETDGD; this is encoded by the coding sequence ATGGCTAAGCGTCGCGCCAACGGCGAAGGAACGATCACCAAACGTGCGGACGGCCGTTACCAGGCGGCGGCGTACGTCTACCGCCCCGACGGGACCCGCACTCGAAAGTTCGTCTACGGCAAGACTCGTACGGAAGTCGCCGACAAGCTGACTGAGTTGCAGGAGAAGACCCGTCACGGCATCCCCGCCGCAGAGTCGACCATGGCGTTCGGTGACTACCTCACCTACTGGCTCGCTACCATCGCGCCGCAGCGGCTCAAGCCGTCCACGTTGAACAGCTACGAGGGTCTGACCCGTCTGTACATCCGGCCGGCTCTCGGCAAGAAGCGGCTGAACAGGTTGTCACCGGCGGACGTGCGCCGGTTCCTAGCGGAGTTCAAGAACGCATGCCTGTGCTGCCTGCGAGGGGCAGATGCGGAGCGCTCGGAGGACAAGCGTTCGTGCTGCGCCGTGGGGCGCTGCTGTGAGCGTCGCCCGTCTGCCCGGACCGTCCAGTACATCCATGCCGTCCTCCGGTCCTCGCTTCAACAGGCGATCCGAGAGGAACTGGTCGCGCGGAACGTCGCGCGGATTGTGGAAACCCCCTCCATCACCCGCAAGGAGGTACGTCCGCTGGATAACGCAGAGGCTCGCCTCATGCTCAAGACCGCGCGCTCCCATCGCCTCTACGCCCTGTGGTTGCTGCTCGTGTCGACGGGCCTGCGGCGGGGAGAAGCGCTCGCGCTCACCTGGGGGGACGTCGACCTTGCCAACGGGCAGCTCCGGGTGCGCCGGAATGTGCAGCGCATTCGGCGTGAGCTGATCTTCGGCAGCCCCAAGACCATGCGCTCCATTCGTACGGTGTCCCTCCCGAAGCGGTGCGTTCAGGCACTTGTGCAGCACCAAGTCCAACAGGAGCGGGAACGCAAGATCGCGGGGAAAAAGTGGCAGCCCATGCCAGGGCAGCCGGGCGGACTGATCTTCACTACAGCGACCGGCCGAGTCACGGACCCTCGCAGCCTGAACCGGATGCTCACCATCCTGTGCCGGAACGCCGGCGTGCGACGGGTACGCGTGCACGATCTTCGGCACACGTGTGCATCACTACTGCTCGCGCAGGGGGTGGATGCTCGCACGATCATGGAAACACTCGGGCACAGCACGATCACGATGACGCTGGACACGTACGCGCACGTGATGAGCACGACACTCAAGGCAGCCGCTGACCGGATGGACGATGCCCTCGGACCGGACGAGACGGACGAGGAAACAGACGGCGACTAG
- a CDS encoding pRL2-8: MTVSAPETPPGQCPQCWQHAHDKSIHRRLKPREDCPECVDHMRNGHPHIVPKKPSRWW, encoded by the coding sequence GTGACCGTGAGCGCTCCCGAGACGCCTCCGGGCCAGTGCCCGCAGTGCTGGCAGCACGCCCACGACAAGAGCATCCACCGCCGGTTGAAGCCTCGCGAGGACTGCCCCGAGTGCGTCGACCACATGCGCAACGGCCACCCGCACATCGTCCCCAAGAAGCCCTCGCGGTGGTGGTGA
- a CDS encoding DUF3631 domain-containing protein, which produces MTTAIDGAALLDEVEAFHRRFNVFPTDAAFVAVALWDAHAHLLDCFDSTPRLAFLSPEPGSGKTRALEIVETLVPNSMAAVDASAAALFRSVSGINGGRPTILFDEIDTVFGPKAGENEQLRGFLNAGHARGRPVYRCVGDGANQQVQEYPSFCAVAVAGLGHLPDTIMSRSVIVRMRRRARNEKVEPFRTRIHVRQGHQLRDRLAKWAETVTEQVTDVFPELPDGVTDRPADVWEPLVAVADAAGGHWPERARQACLTFVNAARANDKGSIGVRLLTDLRDHVLCGIDRLPTVAILDRLNALDDAPWADMGGRPLDSRRLSKMLSEYAATDGDPIGSRNIKTGGGVLKGYYAADLWDAWDRYCPPPPESPLPPLPGTENLA; this is translated from the coding sequence ATGACCACCGCCATCGACGGCGCCGCATTGCTGGACGAGGTGGAAGCCTTCCACCGCCGCTTCAACGTCTTCCCCACCGATGCCGCGTTCGTCGCCGTCGCGCTGTGGGACGCACACGCCCACCTGCTCGACTGCTTCGACTCCACCCCTCGCCTGGCGTTCCTATCCCCCGAGCCGGGATCGGGCAAGACCAGGGCCCTGGAGATCGTCGAAACGCTCGTGCCCAACTCCATGGCTGCCGTGGACGCCTCCGCCGCCGCCCTCTTCCGCTCCGTCTCCGGGATCAACGGCGGACGACCCACGATCTTGTTCGATGAGATCGACACAGTCTTCGGGCCCAAGGCGGGGGAGAACGAACAGCTCCGAGGGTTCCTCAACGCCGGACACGCCCGCGGACGCCCCGTGTACCGGTGCGTCGGTGACGGCGCCAACCAGCAAGTACAGGAGTACCCCTCGTTCTGCGCGGTGGCTGTCGCAGGACTCGGGCACCTCCCGGACACGATCATGAGCCGGTCCGTCATCGTCCGGATGCGCCGGCGGGCCCGCAACGAGAAAGTCGAACCCTTCCGCACGCGCATCCACGTCCGCCAGGGCCACCAACTCCGCGACCGGCTCGCCAAGTGGGCCGAGACCGTCACAGAGCAGGTCACCGACGTCTTCCCGGAGCTGCCCGACGGGGTGACCGACCGCCCTGCCGACGTCTGGGAGCCGCTGGTCGCCGTTGCCGACGCCGCTGGCGGGCACTGGCCCGAGCGCGCCCGGCAAGCCTGCCTCACGTTCGTCAACGCCGCCCGCGCCAACGACAAGGGCAGCATCGGCGTTCGGCTCCTGACCGACCTACGCGACCACGTTCTGTGCGGCATCGACCGCCTGCCTACCGTCGCCATCCTCGACCGGCTCAACGCCCTGGATGACGCCCCGTGGGCCGACATGGGCGGCCGCCCGCTCGACTCGCGGCGTCTGTCCAAGATGCTCAGCGAGTACGCCGCCACCGACGGCGACCCCATCGGCTCGCGCAACATTAAGACCGGCGGTGGGGTCCTCAAGGGCTATTACGCCGCCGATCTCTGGGACGCGTGGGACCGCTACTGCCCCCCACCCCCTGAAAGTCCGCTACCTCCGCTACCGGGCACCGAAAACCTGGCCTGA